The following proteins come from a genomic window of Halomicroarcula saliterrae:
- the serA gene encoding phosphoglycerate dehydrogenase, translating into MKVLVTDPIADAGLDRLREAGHEVVTAYDVEGDALLDAVSDANALIVRSGTEVTDEVFSAATDLIIVGRAGIGVDNIDIDAATEHGVIVANAPDGNVRAAAEHSVAMAFATARSIPQAHDRLKDGEWAKGAFLGTEVNKKTLGVVGFGRVGQQVAKRLGNLGMDIVTFDPYISEERAKQFGATLVDDLDDCLEAADFVTIHTPLTPETENMIGEEELAQLEGGYVINCARGGIIDEPALAEAVEDGVLNGAALDVFGEEPLPDDSPLLDVDDIIVTPHLGASTEAAQENVATSTADQVIAAANGQPVANALNAPSLDRATFEQVEPYLELASTAGRIAVQLFDGHMSSVEVTYAGDIADEDVEYVTASALEGVFAPSDIQVNAVNAPQIAEERGIDVTESKTSSAEDYQSLITVTVSDGAEEVSVCGTQFGGEESRIVRIDGHRIEAVPHGHMLVVRNKDEPGTIGFIGTALGEANINIAGMFNGRETIGGEALSIYNLDEKPDHSLIDRLNDDSRIIETTYVALGDE; encoded by the coding sequence ATGAAGGTACTCGTCACGGACCCTATCGCCGACGCCGGCCTCGACCGGTTGCGAGAGGCGGGCCACGAAGTTGTCACAGCCTACGACGTCGAGGGCGACGCGCTGCTCGACGCCGTCTCTGACGCGAACGCGCTCATCGTCCGGTCGGGCACCGAGGTCACCGACGAGGTGTTCTCGGCGGCCACCGACCTCATCATCGTCGGCCGTGCCGGCATCGGCGTCGACAACATCGACATCGACGCCGCGACCGAACACGGCGTCATCGTCGCCAACGCGCCGGACGGCAACGTCCGCGCCGCCGCGGAACACAGCGTCGCGATGGCGTTCGCCACCGCCCGCTCCATCCCGCAGGCCCACGACCGACTCAAGGACGGCGAGTGGGCCAAGGGCGCTTTCCTCGGCACCGAGGTCAACAAGAAGACGCTGGGCGTCGTCGGCTTCGGCCGCGTCGGCCAGCAGGTCGCCAAACGGCTCGGGAATCTGGGGATGGACATCGTCACTTTCGACCCGTACATCAGCGAGGAGCGCGCAAAGCAGTTCGGCGCGACCCTCGTCGACGACCTCGACGACTGTCTCGAGGCCGCGGACTTCGTCACCATCCACACGCCGCTCACCCCGGAGACCGAGAACATGATCGGCGAAGAGGAGCTCGCCCAGCTCGAGGGCGGCTACGTCATCAACTGCGCCCGCGGCGGCATCATCGACGAGCCCGCCCTGGCCGAGGCCGTCGAGGACGGCGTCCTCAACGGCGCTGCCCTGGACGTGTTCGGCGAGGAACCGCTCCCCGACGACAGCCCGCTGCTGGACGTCGACGACATCATCGTCACGCCCCACCTCGGGGCGTCGACCGAGGCCGCACAGGAGAACGTCGCCACCTCCACGGCCGACCAAGTCATCGCCGCGGCGAACGGCCAGCCCGTCGCCAACGCGCTCAACGCCCCGTCGCTGGACCGCGCCACCTTCGAGCAGGTCGAGCCGTACCTCGAACTCGCCAGCACGGCGGGCCGCATCGCGGTCCAGCTGTTCGACGGCCACATGAGCTCCGTCGAGGTCACCTACGCCGGCGACATCGCCGACGAGGACGTGGAGTACGTCACCGCGAGCGCGCTGGAAGGCGTCTTCGCGCCCTCGGACATCCAGGTCAACGCCGTCAACGCCCCCCAGATCGCCGAGGAGCGGGGCATCGACGTGACCGAGTCCAAGACCTCCTCCGCCGAGGACTACCAGAGCCTCATCACCGTCACCGTCTCCGACGGGGCCGAAGAGGTCTCCGTCTGTGGGACCCAGTTCGGCGGCGAGGAGTCCCGCATCGTCCGCATCGACGGCCACCGCATCGAGGCGGTCCCCCACGGCCACATGCTCGTCGTCCGCAACAAGGACGAGCCGGGCACCATCGGCTTCATCGGCACCGCGCTGGGCGAGGCGAATATCAACATCGCCGGGATGTTCAACGGCCGCGAGACCATCGGCGGGGAGGCGCTCTCTATCTACAACCTCGACGAGAAGCCCGACCACTCGCTCATCGACCGACTGAACGACGACAGCCGCATCATCGAGACCACCTACGTCGCGCTGGGCGACGAGTAA
- a CDS encoding DUF7556 family protein, translated as MEPDTVAPAKVAADSEVMASVEEGPTDTFVIADVSQDGAYMTLPLVDAASLPEWR; from the coding sequence ATGGAGCCGGATACGGTTGCCCCAGCGAAGGTTGCTGCCGACTCGGAAGTTATGGCTTCCGTCGAGGAAGGCCCGACTGACACGTTCGTCATCGCGGACGTTTCCCAAGACGGCGCGTATATGACACTTCCGCTCGTAGACGCCGCTTCGCTGCCCGAGTGGCGATAG
- a CDS encoding CBS domain-containing protein, producing the protein MNVADAMTPRSDVVTVEIPGTRDDVLEYLQERAFSSVPVIKETDDGEQFRGLISRDALIDQPDEDQLALLVEEVPTITADATIEEAAELMLAEGERRVPVVDGTLEGIITVTDIVHAIANGDTDGDTEVGGLARSDINCLYVDTPLTVAERELSHAEVPYGVVLDDDGEMTGMLTEVDIIEVARVVEGEDDTGESIANEDDDWAWEGIKAVGGRYMPTRNVEIPVEPVREFMTDDVITVSKRRTAKEAAQLMIESDIEQIPLVSGDELVGIVRDVDLLEGL; encoded by the coding sequence ATGAACGTTGCAGACGCTATGACGCCTCGCTCGGACGTCGTTACGGTCGAGATTCCGGGCACCCGTGACGACGTGCTGGAGTATCTCCAGGAGCGGGCGTTCTCGTCCGTCCCCGTCATCAAAGAGACCGACGACGGCGAACAGTTCCGCGGCCTCATCTCCCGGGACGCCCTCATCGACCAGCCCGACGAGGACCAGCTCGCACTGCTGGTCGAGGAGGTGCCGACCATCACCGCCGACGCGACCATCGAGGAAGCGGCCGAGCTGATGCTGGCCGAAGGGGAACGTCGTGTCCCGGTCGTCGACGGGACGCTCGAGGGAATCATCACCGTCACCGACATCGTCCACGCCATCGCCAACGGCGACACCGACGGCGACACCGAGGTCGGTGGCCTCGCCCGGAGCGACATCAACTGCCTCTACGTCGACACGCCCCTGACCGTCGCCGAGCGGGAGCTGTCCCACGCCGAAGTGCCCTACGGCGTCGTGCTCGACGACGACGGCGAGATGACCGGGATGCTCACCGAGGTCGACATCATCGAGGTCGCCCGCGTCGTCGAGGGCGAGGATGACACCGGCGAGTCCATCGCCAACGAGGACGACGACTGGGCGTGGGAGGGTATCAAGGCCGTCGGCGGACGCTACATGCCCACACGAAACGTCGAGATTCCGGTCGAGCCGGTCCGGGAGTTCATGACCGATGACGTCATCACCGTCAGCAAGCGCCGCACCGCGAAGGAGGCCGCACAGCTGATGATAGAGAGCGATATCGAGCAGATTCCGCTCGTCTCCGGCGACGAACTCGTCGGTATCGTGCGGGACGTGGACCTGCTGGAGGGGCTATGA